From a single Nicotiana tomentosiformis chromosome 2, ASM39032v3, whole genome shotgun sequence genomic region:
- the LOC104097176 gene encoding protein SCAR3 isoform X2, with amino-acid sequence MPLVRTAARNVYGLGTPELYRDADKEDPKVVLDGVAVAGLVGILRQLGDLAEFAAEVFHGLQEQVMVTSSRSNRLVARVQKIEAALPPLEKSVLAQRSHLHFAYTAGSNWHARIRTEQNHFIYNDLPRFIMDSYEECRGPPRLHLLDKFDPGGPGSCLKRYSDPTFFKRASVGSDEEYIEKVLKEKKGRKIKKKRSWRRNGEVSRSASMPNYGSRMPFSSRNLDRRPSLVHSFCTYDTTLKSDLDSRHGSGQREFVSQPRYSIQPEDGKSETISSPLKMQHNQSFDYSFLEEKSDHAYNDNGKDLSHELTDLVSTSVAWNLKMQPDTQEPKGSFDSTSQLHLNNMLDHAFPEERSEVVYDDIDNSVSEEQAGHCTSSVTWNDKTGCEKQESRESFSSPSQIQHDALLDCASPDRKGDDEYSDMGNSLTDEQIGRNSLSVACSGKMRTAEVASKEVFYSPLQMNPNASVEDASPDEKLWVISDEESNNFRQEEVVPNLSFLTSSVKNETLDPIILKYDNDESLETGQENLLLDTRVLDFAVTENIEQQSSEPEVEIIPRSTSYESQFDDIESETDNFMDALNTIESESETDLDCQRKRAVELESSLKTASAPNGTLGIRAELSDRNLSTNTPEVAARNSPENSGFGGNINFASADSDPGAFSSSGKVKCEEIPENISSECGEFLSSPQIARTAFKPDSSLGVPSSERSNILEASQVEPLVSNHITSSPRGTGSGLPMANKILCGPSDSEKPPPQLLGTPPVKFWTNGGLLGLEPSKPPDGVINTVSQVYEANQNEVVGTSRQEPVPVSQKHAGKQDIVQNRSRDKADCQNSAQAVGISIKNISSRFSTKDLDVKLEESSNLYQQNCTDKPLQSCLSGSGILTSSTVGPVSLESQTIGVGQENGKNSSRILELGNRLLTNGFHGKLSLGWNDNTDSVSSLNTGINEPMNDYQHFVGRTFSGRIKDFPGSGSSFTSPSSSPPLGHMKISFQPIDGIEASKLKLRFPDRNNIHENNGDIFPSFQLVPEPSIPLQEAGSDSDDDTFSRSSPDLSDDYLSHQSESNSEQWESGNSPSLKDQEVYDALQRISLTESTSTSLENGRTSQQELRPCSGRHIPFAEYSLEDCQSDNLFDLPVLDTQHSSFKHGAGNALTARDLEPLSAKQSALPPPPLPPIQWQSTQSHLDDEQDYLENSSENHHVFDHKELGSTISHQPKPPPFKQHQVIEAAFTLKSKPDSIDTTGRKLVDHAKNSRRINEKEDFLHQIRAKSFNLRRTAPAKQAGTSGPPASVKVTAILERANAIRQAVGSDDGEDNWSDT; translated from the exons ATGCCGTTAGTGAGAACTGCGGCAAGGAATGTGTACGGATTGGGAACGCCGGAATTGTACCGGGACGCCGATAAAGAGGATCCCAAGGTCGTTCTTGACGGTGTTGCTGTCGCTGGACTCGTCGGGATCTTGCGTCAGCTCGGCGATCTCGCTGA ATTTGCGGCAGAAGTGTTTCATGGCTTACAAGAGCAAGTGATGGTTACATCCTCGAGAAGCAACAGGTTGGTTGCTCGTGTGCAAAAAATTGAAGCTGCACTTCCTCCACTTGAGAAATCAGTATTGGCACAGCGGAGTCATTTACACTTTGCTTATACAGCTG GATCAAATTGGCATGCCCGTATCCGTACTGAACAAAATCATTTTATATACAATGACTTGCCAAGATTTATCATGGATTCATATGAGGAATGTCGTGGGCCGCCACGCTTGCATTTGCTTGACAA ATTTGACCCTGGTGGACCTGGATCTTGCTTGAAAAGGTATTCAGATCCAACCTTCTTTAAGAGAGCATCAGTTGGGTCTGATGAAGAATATATTGAAAAAGTCCTAAAAGAAAAGAAGGGTCGAAAGATTAAG aagaaacgatcatggaggaGGAATGGAGAAGTCTCTCGTAGTGCATCTATGCCCAATTATGGTAGTAG AATGCCATTTTCTTCCAGAAATCTGGATAGGCGACCTTCCCTGGTTCATAGTTTCTGCACATATGACACCACCCTGAAATCTGACTTAGATTCGAGACATGGGTCGGGGCAGCGGGAATTTGTTTCACAGCCAAGATACTCAATTCAACCTGAAGATGGCAAATCTGAGACTATCTCGTCTCCACTAAAAATGCAGCATAACCAATCTTTTGATTATTCTTTTCTTGAAGAAAAGAGTGATCATGCTTACAATGATAATGGAAAAGATTTGTCACACGAGCTAACTGACCTTGTTTCAACGTCCGTTGCTTGGAATTTGAAGATGCAACCTGACACACAAGAGCCTAAAGGATCCTTTGATTCGACATCGCAGCTACATCTTAACAATATGCTTGATCACGCTTTTCCTGAGGAAAGAAGTGAAGTTGTTTATGATGACATTGATAATAGTGTATCAGAAGAGCAAGCTGGCCACTGCACATCTTCTGTTACTTGGAATGATAAAACAGGATGTGAGAAACAAGAGTCTAGAGAATCCTTCTCTTCTCCATCCCAGATTCAGCATGATGCTTTGCTCGATTGTGCTTCCCCTGATCGGAAAGGTGATGATGAGTACAGTGATATGGGGAATAGCTTAACAGATGAACAAATTGGGCGTAACTCATTGTCTGTTGCTTGCAGTGGTAAGATGAGAACTGCAGAAGTAGCGTCTAAGGAAGTCTTCTACTCTCCATTGCAGATGAATCCAAATGCTTCAGTAGAAGATGCTTCTCCTGATGAAAAGCTCTGGGTCATATCTGATGAAGAGAGTAACAATTTTCGACAAGAGGAAGTTGTTCCTAATTTGTCTTTCTTAACTAGCAGTGTTAAGAATGAAACGTTGGATCCTATAATTCTGAAGTATGATAATGATGAGAGTTTGGAAACAGGTCAAGAAAATCTACTCCTAGATACTCGTGTATTGGATTTTGCTGTAACTGAAAACATTGAACAACAAAGTTCTGAGCCTGAGGTTGAAATTATACCAAGGTCAACTTCTTATGAAAGCCAGTTTGATGACATTGAAAGTGAAACTGACAATTTTATGGATGCACTAAACACCATTGAGTCAGAGTCTGAAACTGATTTAGATTGTCAAAGAAAACGAGCAGTGGAGCTGGAATCTAGTCTGAAGACTGCATCAGCCCCGAATGGAACCCTTGGAATTAGAGCAGAACTTTCTGATCGGAATTTGTCTACTAATACACCTGAAGTCGCAGCTAGAAATTCCCCTGAAAACAGTGGTTTTGGTGGTAATATCAACTTTGCGTCTGCTGACTCTGACCCTGGAGCTTTCTCTTCCTCTGGCAAAGTAAAATGTGAGGAAATTCCAGAGAATATCTCTTCAGAGTGTGGTGAGTTTTTATCGTCTCCTCAGATAGCTAGAACTGCTTTTAAACCAGACAGTTCTCTCGGTGTCCCTTCAAGTGAAAGATCCAATATTCTGGAAGCATCACAAGTAGAACCACTTGTTAGTAATCATATCACCTCTAGCCCTAGGGGAACTGGTTCAGGATTGCCAATGGCCAACAAGATCCTGTGTGGTCCTTCTGACTCTGAAAAGCCCCCACCCCAGCTTCTGGGCACTCCTCCAGTCAAATTCTGGACAAATGGTGGCTTGCTCGGGCTTGAGCCCTCAAAGCCGCCAGATGGTGTAATAAATACTGTTAGTCAAGTTTATGAAGCTAATCAAAATGAGGTAGTCGGTACATCAAGACAAGAACCTGTTCCTGTCAGTCAGAAACATGCAGGAAAACAAGATATTGTGCAGAATAGGTCAAGAGATAAAGCTGATTGCCAAAATTCTGCTCAAGCAGTTGGCATTTCTATTAAGAACATATCTTCAAGATTTTCAACCAAAGATTTAGATGTCAAGCTTGAGGAGTCAAGTAACTTATACCAGCAAAATTGCACTGATAAGCCCCTACAGAGTTGTTTAAGTGGATCTGGTATACTGACATCTAGCACAGTGGGTCCGGTGAGTCTGGAATCCCAAACTATTGGAGTTGGTCAAGAGAATGGAAAGAATTCATCACGTATTCTTGAACTAGGTAATCGACTGCTTACTAATGGATTTCACGGGAAACTCTCACTTGGTTGGAATGATAACACTGATTCAGTCAGTTCCTTGAACACTGGAATTAATGAGCCAATGAATGATTACCAACATTTTGTGGGTAGAACATTTTCCGGTAGAATTAAAGACTTCCCAGGAAGTGGATCCTCGTTTACATCACCTTCTTCGTCTCCCCCACTTGGACATATGAAGATCTCATTCCAACCGATAGATGGCATTGAGGCTTCGAAACTGAAACTCAGATTTCCTGATAGGAATAACATCCACGAAAACAATGGAGATATCTTTCCTTCATTTCAGCTGGTACCGGAGCCTTCGATTCCTCTGCAAGAAGCTGGTTCAGACTCGGATGATGACACATTTTCCAGATCATCTCCCGATCTGTCAGATGATTATCTTAGCCATCAGTCAGAGTCAAACTCTGAACAGTGGGAATCTGGTAACTCTCCTAGTTTAAAGGACCAAGAAGTATACGATGCTTTGCAAAGAATATCATTAACTGAATCAACTTCAACATCTTTGGAGAATGGCCGGACATCTCAGCAGGAGTTGCGCCCCTGCAGTGGACGTCATATTCCTTTTGCAGAATACTCTCTGGAGGATTGTCAGtctgataatttatttgatcttCCAGTTCTGGATACCCAGCATTCCTCATTCAAGCATGGAGCTGGTAATGCTCTGACTGCAAGAGATCTAGAGCCATTGTCTGCTAAGCAGTCTGCGTTGCCTCCTCCTCCTCTCCCTCCAATACAGTGGCAGAGTACACAATCACATTTAGATGACGAACAAGATTATCTAGAGAATTCCTCTGAAAACCATCATGTGTTTGATCACAAGGAGCTGGGATCTACTATTTCACATCAACCTAAGCCTCCTCCATTTAAGCAACACCAAGTTATTGAAGCTGCATTTACATTGAAAAGCAAG CCAGACTCGATAGACACAACTGGGCGGAAACTCGTTGATCATGCTAAAAATAGCAGAAGAATCAATGAAAAGGAAGACTTCCTGCACCAGATTAGAGCAAAA TCATTCAATCTCAGACGAACTGCTCCAGCAAAACAAGCGGGAACTTCAGGGCCTCCAGCAAGCGTCAAGGTCACTGCAATTTTGGAGAGGGCCAATGCAATCCGTCAG GCAGTTGGAAGTGATGATGGAGAAGATAACTGGAGTGACACTTGA
- the LOC104097176 gene encoding protein SCAR3 isoform X3 translates to MCTDWERRNCTGTPIKRIPRSFLTVLLSLDSSGSCVSSAISLRSNWHARIRTEQNHFIYNDLPRFIMDSYEECRGPPRLHLLDKFDPGGPGSCLKRYSDPTFFKRASVGSDEEYIEKVLKEKKGRKIKKKRSWRRNGEVSRSASMPNYGSRMPFSSRNLDRRPSLVHSFCTYDTTLKSDLDSRHGSGQREFVSQPRYSIQPEDGKSETISSPLKMQHNQSFDYSFLEEKSDHAYNDNGKDLSHELTDLVSTSVAWNLKMQPDTQEPKGSFDSTSQLHLNNMLDHAFPEERSEVVYDDIDNSVSEEQAGHCTSSVTWNDKTGCEKQESRESFSSPSQIQHDALLDCASPDRKGDDEYSDMGNSLTDEQIGRNSLSVACSGKMRTAEVASKEVFYSPLQMNPNASVEDASPDEKLWVISDEESNNFRQEEVVPNLSFLTSSVKNETLDPIILKYDNDESLETGQENLLLDTRVLDFAVTENIEQQSSEPEVEIIPRSTSYESQFDDIESETDNFMDALNTIESESETDLDCQRKRAVELESSLKTASAPNGTLGIRAELSDRNLSTNTPEVAARNSPENSGFGGNINFASADSDPGAFSSSGKVKCEEIPENISSECGEFLSSPQIARTAFKPDSSLGVPSSERSNILEASQVEPLVSNHITSSPRGTGSGLPMANKILCGPSDSEKPPPQLLGTPPVKFWTNGGLLGLEPSKPPDGVINTVSQVYEANQNEVVGTSRQEPVPVSQKHAGKQDIVQNRSRDKADCQNSAQAVGISIKNISSRFSTKDLDVKLEESSNLYQQNCTDKPLQSCLSGSGILTSSTVGPVSLESQTIGVGQENGKNSSRILELGNRLLTNGFHGKLSLGWNDNTDSVSSLNTGINEPMNDYQHFVGRTFSGRIKDFPGSGSSFTSPSSSPPLGHMKISFQPIDGIEASKLKLRFPDRNNIHENNGDIFPSFQLVPEPSIPLQEAGSDSDDDTFSRSSPDLSDDYLSHQSESNSEQWESGNSPSLKDQEVYDALQRISLTESTSTSLENGRTSQQELRPCSGRHIPFAEYSLEDCQSDNLFDLPVLDTQHSSFKHGAGNALTARDLEPLSAKQSALPPPPLPPIQWQSTQSHLDDEQDYLENSSENHHVFDHKELGSTISHQPKPPPFKQHQVIEAAFTLKSKQPDSIDTTGRKLVDHAKNSRRINEKEDFLHQIRAKSFNLRRTAPAKQAGTSGPPASVKVTAILERANAIRQAVGSDDGEDNWSDT, encoded by the exons ATGTGTACGGATTGGGAACGCCGGAATTGTACCGGGACGCCGATAAAGAGGATCCCAAGGTCGTTCTTGACGGTGTTGCTGTCGCTGGACTCGTCGGGATCTTGCGTCAGCTCGGCGATCTCGCTGA GATCAAATTGGCATGCCCGTATCCGTACTGAACAAAATCATTTTATATACAATGACTTGCCAAGATTTATCATGGATTCATATGAGGAATGTCGTGGGCCGCCACGCTTGCATTTGCTTGACAA ATTTGACCCTGGTGGACCTGGATCTTGCTTGAAAAGGTATTCAGATCCAACCTTCTTTAAGAGAGCATCAGTTGGGTCTGATGAAGAATATATTGAAAAAGTCCTAAAAGAAAAGAAGGGTCGAAAGATTAAG aagaaacgatcatggaggaGGAATGGAGAAGTCTCTCGTAGTGCATCTATGCCCAATTATGGTAGTAG AATGCCATTTTCTTCCAGAAATCTGGATAGGCGACCTTCCCTGGTTCATAGTTTCTGCACATATGACACCACCCTGAAATCTGACTTAGATTCGAGACATGGGTCGGGGCAGCGGGAATTTGTTTCACAGCCAAGATACTCAATTCAACCTGAAGATGGCAAATCTGAGACTATCTCGTCTCCACTAAAAATGCAGCATAACCAATCTTTTGATTATTCTTTTCTTGAAGAAAAGAGTGATCATGCTTACAATGATAATGGAAAAGATTTGTCACACGAGCTAACTGACCTTGTTTCAACGTCCGTTGCTTGGAATTTGAAGATGCAACCTGACACACAAGAGCCTAAAGGATCCTTTGATTCGACATCGCAGCTACATCTTAACAATATGCTTGATCACGCTTTTCCTGAGGAAAGAAGTGAAGTTGTTTATGATGACATTGATAATAGTGTATCAGAAGAGCAAGCTGGCCACTGCACATCTTCTGTTACTTGGAATGATAAAACAGGATGTGAGAAACAAGAGTCTAGAGAATCCTTCTCTTCTCCATCCCAGATTCAGCATGATGCTTTGCTCGATTGTGCTTCCCCTGATCGGAAAGGTGATGATGAGTACAGTGATATGGGGAATAGCTTAACAGATGAACAAATTGGGCGTAACTCATTGTCTGTTGCTTGCAGTGGTAAGATGAGAACTGCAGAAGTAGCGTCTAAGGAAGTCTTCTACTCTCCATTGCAGATGAATCCAAATGCTTCAGTAGAAGATGCTTCTCCTGATGAAAAGCTCTGGGTCATATCTGATGAAGAGAGTAACAATTTTCGACAAGAGGAAGTTGTTCCTAATTTGTCTTTCTTAACTAGCAGTGTTAAGAATGAAACGTTGGATCCTATAATTCTGAAGTATGATAATGATGAGAGTTTGGAAACAGGTCAAGAAAATCTACTCCTAGATACTCGTGTATTGGATTTTGCTGTAACTGAAAACATTGAACAACAAAGTTCTGAGCCTGAGGTTGAAATTATACCAAGGTCAACTTCTTATGAAAGCCAGTTTGATGACATTGAAAGTGAAACTGACAATTTTATGGATGCACTAAACACCATTGAGTCAGAGTCTGAAACTGATTTAGATTGTCAAAGAAAACGAGCAGTGGAGCTGGAATCTAGTCTGAAGACTGCATCAGCCCCGAATGGAACCCTTGGAATTAGAGCAGAACTTTCTGATCGGAATTTGTCTACTAATACACCTGAAGTCGCAGCTAGAAATTCCCCTGAAAACAGTGGTTTTGGTGGTAATATCAACTTTGCGTCTGCTGACTCTGACCCTGGAGCTTTCTCTTCCTCTGGCAAAGTAAAATGTGAGGAAATTCCAGAGAATATCTCTTCAGAGTGTGGTGAGTTTTTATCGTCTCCTCAGATAGCTAGAACTGCTTTTAAACCAGACAGTTCTCTCGGTGTCCCTTCAAGTGAAAGATCCAATATTCTGGAAGCATCACAAGTAGAACCACTTGTTAGTAATCATATCACCTCTAGCCCTAGGGGAACTGGTTCAGGATTGCCAATGGCCAACAAGATCCTGTGTGGTCCTTCTGACTCTGAAAAGCCCCCACCCCAGCTTCTGGGCACTCCTCCAGTCAAATTCTGGACAAATGGTGGCTTGCTCGGGCTTGAGCCCTCAAAGCCGCCAGATGGTGTAATAAATACTGTTAGTCAAGTTTATGAAGCTAATCAAAATGAGGTAGTCGGTACATCAAGACAAGAACCTGTTCCTGTCAGTCAGAAACATGCAGGAAAACAAGATATTGTGCAGAATAGGTCAAGAGATAAAGCTGATTGCCAAAATTCTGCTCAAGCAGTTGGCATTTCTATTAAGAACATATCTTCAAGATTTTCAACCAAAGATTTAGATGTCAAGCTTGAGGAGTCAAGTAACTTATACCAGCAAAATTGCACTGATAAGCCCCTACAGAGTTGTTTAAGTGGATCTGGTATACTGACATCTAGCACAGTGGGTCCGGTGAGTCTGGAATCCCAAACTATTGGAGTTGGTCAAGAGAATGGAAAGAATTCATCACGTATTCTTGAACTAGGTAATCGACTGCTTACTAATGGATTTCACGGGAAACTCTCACTTGGTTGGAATGATAACACTGATTCAGTCAGTTCCTTGAACACTGGAATTAATGAGCCAATGAATGATTACCAACATTTTGTGGGTAGAACATTTTCCGGTAGAATTAAAGACTTCCCAGGAAGTGGATCCTCGTTTACATCACCTTCTTCGTCTCCCCCACTTGGACATATGAAGATCTCATTCCAACCGATAGATGGCATTGAGGCTTCGAAACTGAAACTCAGATTTCCTGATAGGAATAACATCCACGAAAACAATGGAGATATCTTTCCTTCATTTCAGCTGGTACCGGAGCCTTCGATTCCTCTGCAAGAAGCTGGTTCAGACTCGGATGATGACACATTTTCCAGATCATCTCCCGATCTGTCAGATGATTATCTTAGCCATCAGTCAGAGTCAAACTCTGAACAGTGGGAATCTGGTAACTCTCCTAGTTTAAAGGACCAAGAAGTATACGATGCTTTGCAAAGAATATCATTAACTGAATCAACTTCAACATCTTTGGAGAATGGCCGGACATCTCAGCAGGAGTTGCGCCCCTGCAGTGGACGTCATATTCCTTTTGCAGAATACTCTCTGGAGGATTGTCAGtctgataatttatttgatcttCCAGTTCTGGATACCCAGCATTCCTCATTCAAGCATGGAGCTGGTAATGCTCTGACTGCAAGAGATCTAGAGCCATTGTCTGCTAAGCAGTCTGCGTTGCCTCCTCCTCCTCTCCCTCCAATACAGTGGCAGAGTACACAATCACATTTAGATGACGAACAAGATTATCTAGAGAATTCCTCTGAAAACCATCATGTGTTTGATCACAAGGAGCTGGGATCTACTATTTCACATCAACCTAAGCCTCCTCCATTTAAGCAACACCAAGTTATTGAAGCTGCATTTACATTGAAAAGCAAG CAGCCAGACTCGATAGACACAACTGGGCGGAAACTCGTTGATCATGCTAAAAATAGCAGAAGAATCAATGAAAAGGAAGACTTCCTGCACCAGATTAGAGCAAAA TCATTCAATCTCAGACGAACTGCTCCAGCAAAACAAGCGGGAACTTCAGGGCCTCCAGCAAGCGTCAAGGTCACTGCAATTTTGGAGAGGGCCAATGCAATCCGTCAG GCAGTTGGAAGTGATGATGGAGAAGATAACTGGAGTGACACTTGA